The sequence below is a genomic window from Polyangiaceae bacterium.
TGCGGGCGCTCAAGCGGGATCAGAACCTGCTCGTGATGCACACCAACATGACCGCTGGACATGGCGGAGCCAGCGGTCGCTTCGAAGCGCTCAAAGAGCTAGCGCGCGAGTACGCGTTCCTGCTCTGGGTGTACGACCACCCCGATACTCACGGCTAGCGATCAGGCGGCGCTGTTCTTCATGAACAGGGTGCGGCCGACACCGTTCTCGAGCATCTGCAGGCCCTCCTCGGCGAAGTCGCGCAGGTTGCCTTTGCAGTCGCTGTCACGCCAGTGCTTCAGCGTGGCGCGCACCACGCCCATGGCTGCACCAGCCAGGATGCGCGCGCGGTATTGGATATCCGGGTTGATGCTCGAGGTGCTGATCGCACCAGCGCGCAGGAGCGCTTCGGCGATCGCCGCTTCCCACTCCCGATCAGACTCGAGCTCGTGGGCGATGAGCGCTGGAGACGCGACCACCAAGCGCTGCTGTTCAGCGTAGCTCTGGGGGGCCTGCATCAGCTCATGAGCGATACCCAAACACGCTCTCCGCACGGAAGCGAAAGGAGACTCGCCGGGTTCGACGGCGCGGAGCAGCTGTCGAAAGCGCTCGAGTCGCTCAGCGTTGTCGGGAAACACGACCGCTTCTTTGGTGGGGAAGTAGCGGAAGAAGGTGCGACGCGACACCTCGGCCTCGGCCGCGATTTCGTCCACCGTCGTCGAGTCGTAGCCTTGCTTGGTGAATAGCCGCTGTGCGGCTTCTACCAATGCTTCACGTGTACGGGCCTTCTTGCGTTCGCGTAGAGTGGGCATTGTCTGCACGTCGACCAACCTTAGCTCGGGTGTTTTGGGAGTTGAAGGCTTGGGGCAACCACAGACCCGCCGCTTGGTTGAGCGGCGGATGTTTCAGGGAGTCACGTGGGACGCGCGAACTCCGAATGAACGTGGCTACTCACAGGGAGCCGCCGCGTCGCTCTGCGTTGCCGGTAGTCTAGCGATAGCACCTTCCGTGGAAGACAGCTCAGGAGATTCCGACGAAACGCGCTCCACGTCGTCTGAGAGCGACTTGATGAAACAGCCATACGCGTGGCTATCACGTCATCGACTCCGCCTTTGGTTCGCGCCGCGGGCGGCGCGAACTGAACGCAACGTGATGTCCATTCAGGCGAGCGGGTGTGGAACACACCCCGCCAATGAGAACCCACCGTGCCCGCACAGGGATGGGACTGCCCCTGCGCTCGCGAAATCCTCGCCAAATCTGGGGATTTGGCGAGCGCAGGGGCATCTATCTCCGTGCGGAGTAGCACGCAGTTTGCTGAAGCTTTGCTTCAGCAAACTGCTTGTGCGTCGCGTTGTAAGCTCACCAGCGTCACGCTTTGGCCGTTTTGCAGTTGTACGTTTCCGCGCGCTGGTAAGGTGATTTCTGATCGCCCAACCAGTGCGAGTTCAATCGGAGCCGTGGGGTCCGGAGTAGGCGCAGCGACGTCCGCTCCAACCGCCATCGCGTACGAGTTGATCATGCGCGGCTCTCTCCCTTTTTCGCGCCCTTTGGGGCGCGAGGCTTGGCCGGGATCCGTGAGCCCTCCGAGCAACAACAAGTCTTTCGCATCACCATCCTCCAGCACACCGTGAGCTTGGGCACGCCCCAGTTCGCCATCTCCACTTCTTCGAAAGCGGTTTGAAATAGAGTGATCGGCGTGTCGAAACGATCGAGTTCGTCCTCGGGATTGAGCCCGAGCAACAGGCTCGCCACCGCCTTCAACCGCACCGGTGCTTCGGCCAACAGCAGGTTGTAGACCCAGCTTCCGCCTGCTCCGCTGAGCACACCTCCGCGCACATCCTTTTCGAGTGGGATCACCGCACCGCCCAACGTGCTGCCAGTGGAGTGACCGAAAACGAACAAGCGTTTGCTGTCATACCGAAACCGAGGAAGCCTGCGCGAGTTCTAACTCGCGCTGCCGAGGTCAGAGAGGGCGAGTCCATGAGCGAGCTCGTTTGGTACTCGCCCTCGAATGGTCGTGGCACTGGCTTCAGGGCAGAGGTCTCCCGGGATCTCGATGTGTTTCACCCACTCGATGAGCGTGGTGAAGTCCACGATGCCCTGCTGGATGTTGCCGCGAAACGCCCACAGGTTGCCGGTGTTCCAGAAGTCGACGAGGCCATCCTTTGCCGCGGGGTTACGCTCCCAGGCTAGAGGCGCGGGGAAGCCCAAGCTTGCGACGCCGCGCCGCGCGAGCTGCAGCGCAGGGCCTTGACCTCGAGGTCCGAGTCCGAGATCCGGGTCTTCGCTCTCCTTGGTGCGGTCGATCACCTGGCGCGCCTTGCCGCCGCCGCCCGCGCCGTAGAGCAGCATCGGGTAACCTGCAGCCGGCATTGGTTGCTTCGGCACGGTGAGGAGGATTTCCACGTTGTCGAGGCTCTGCTCGACCAGTGCCCCGTTGCCGTCTTCCACCATGGCTCCATCACCGATGGTGGCGTACGGCTTGGTGCTGGTCTGGAACACGGGGAGCGCCGCGCTGGCGCGGACCACGCAGTAGTCGTCGTAGCTCTCGCCGGCGTCGGCGATGTCGTTTGCCACGGGTGTGGGTCGCGCCGCCACCTGATCACGCCAGCGCAGGTGACGAATCAACGCATTACCCGTACGGAAAACCGTTGCGGCGCGAATACTCGAAAGGTCGAGTTGCTTCTCTGCGTAGTACGCGCGCAACGCGCTGAACCCCGCCGAGAGCCGTCGAGCTTCAGGGAGCTCGGCCTCGGCTGCGGGTGTCTCGCCGCGCTTCAGTTGCTCGAGCTCGAGAGCACTGCCGAGCGCAGAGCCGTCCGCAGCGCGCACGCCGGACGTCACGACGAATGCGTACAGCGTATCAGGATCCAGAACGAAGCCTTGGAATGGCAACGCGACGAGCACGTTGCTTGGGCTGTACGTCTCGGCCGCGACCTTGAACTGCACCTCGAGTCCAAGCCGACTCGCGTAGTAGGGTGAGCTTCGGTCTATGTTGACCAGGAACACCGAACTCTCGGGCCGCAGGCTGTCTTCCACACTGCTTGGCAGCGTCGCTTCATCCAGGGCGCCCGAAAAAGGAAAGTACGCGGCGCCGTTGGTGCTGAAGCCCTGGCTCCCGGTCTCCAGCATGTCGACCATCTGTTGCACCATGACGTTTCCGTTAGGATTCGGAAAGTCGGTGACCCTCAAGCTTCCGTCGTCCCGTGCGCGGTTCGGGCGAGGGAACGGCGCCGCAAAGAAGGACGCTTCAGCGTCGACGTCGAAGAGCGCATGAGTCCCCTCGATGGCCGTGGTGGGTGTCGGCTGCGGGTCGTCTGACGAGCAGCCGGCGCTGATGCAGAGCGCTACCAGGCAGACGCTGGCGCGGACGCTCCACACCACGGGTTTCCGGCGCAGGTCCGTTCCGTTTTCTGCTTCATAGAAAGCACTGACCTTCCCCGCGATAGGTGGGGACGCGCTCTAGTACTTTCCCATGTTGAATTAGCAAGTACTCGGTGAAGCGCTCTGCTAGTTCTCCGGCCTTCGCGTGCCGGAAGACTACCGGGTCTCCGCGTTCGAGGCGCAGGCCTGAAGGAATTGCGAGCGGTGTTTGAACTTCTCCCGCCATCTCGCCTCCAAGAAGCCTCAGCCCGACGGGGAGATAGGGCAGCGGCGCTTTGTCAGCCACCGTGGGCCCAGAGGCGATGTAGCCGCCACCCGCGCAGGTCACTAGGCCGGACCCAGGAATGCGCGTCACTTCGACCGCGAAGAAGCCCGCCGGCTCGAGGGAGCGCATATGCGGATTCCTGTAATAGTCGAAGAGGTGACTCTTCAAGAACGCAGAGCCGGCAGTCACCTCGGTGACTCCAGTCTCCGGAGTGGTCGTGTCTAAGGACCCGCTCCCCCCGCCGTTGACCAACTGCGGCTCGAGGCCCGCCTGCTTCAGGAGCTGCACCATGTTGGCGCGTCGCTCTCCTAGTTCCCGTGAGGAAATGCGTCGGACCAGTGACTTGATCGAGTTCTTGGCCGGCTCGAACGGATTGGCATCGCCCAAACCTGCCACCTGGGCTTCGTAGGCCATCAGGCCATGGAAGCGGAGACCCGGCGTATCCGCGACGCGCTTGGCAAGCTCGAGGACCGCTGCCGGACTATGAAGCGGAGAGCGGCGCACGCCGAGATGAAGCGCGCCCTTGGCGAGCTTCAGGCTCATGTCAACGCACAGGCAGACGTCGATTTGGGTGGCGTGAGCCTGCGCGGTCTCACCCAAGCGAGGCAGCACCTCTGCGGCGTCGACGACCATGCTGATGCGGTTGCCCTCGCTTGCCAGGTTTGCGACGCTGTCGAAGTCGGGCTGTTGAAAGCTAGGGTATGCGAGCAAGAAGTCGTCAATGCCCTGGCCCGCAAGGTACTCGGCTTCCCGTGCGGAATAGCACATCACTCCGCGCATGAGGCCGCTCGGATGAGCGAGCAGGCGCTTGATCAGGAAGGGCACTCTGAGCGACTTCGTTGCCGGACGGAGCGGAATGCCGTGAGGGCGGATCGTATCCAGCACCCGCTCGACGTTGCGATCGAAGGCGTCGAGATCGACGAAGCCAACCGGCAAGCGTTGCCCCGAGAGGCAGCGCCTGATCTCTCCATAGCTCAGAGCCATGGGACACTTACTCCGCGGTCGGGTTGACTTCGCCTGGTTTGTAGATTGGCTCCCCGTAAGACTCGACCTCAGCAACTTCCTCGGGGAAAAGGCTCATGAAGCTGAGCGTACCGGTCGTGGGCTCCTCGCCGATGGAGTTCACCTGGACTTTGGCGATGGTCGCGCTCCCAGCACCGCGCCAGCGGCCGGTGTTGTCCTGGCTGATTTGCCCGATGATCACCGTGTCGACCGCCGTGATGCGTACGCCGGACCCCGAACCGATCACGATGTCGATGGGGAACGGTGGGGTACCGATGCCGGTCGTGCCGTCGGGCAGGTCCGCGGTGTAGCCCGCGCCAAGGAAGGTGTAGCCCACGGGACGATCTTTGATTGGGATGAAGTCGAGGAACTCGTCGATCGAGCCCATGTTGGTCGACGGCTTCACACACGCGGGAGACGGAAACAGCTGACACGCGTTGGGTGAGCAATCCGATGGACACCCAGGGCGATCGTTCAAGGCCGTGGTGCGGTTTCCGTCCGTAAACAGACCTTCCCAGGTACCGGCGTCGGGGTCGACGTTGAGCCAGGCGAAGAGGCGAAGCTGCTGCTGGAGGGGAGGCGGTGCGATGTCGAACAGGAAGAAGTAGGGGCCGGTTGGCAGCGACGTGGGCCCCGGTAGGAAGGCTCGATACGTGAACTCGAGGCGCTGTCTTACCAGAGTCGAGTGACCGTCGAGATCTTCCAAGCCAGGTTCGACGACTACCAAGTAGGGCACGGCGATCTTCGGGCTCTCATCGAAGCGAATGGTGACGGACTGCTCGCCTACCTCCACCTTCGCACCGTCAGCGCTACCGCTGCGACCGTCGTAGGACGCGAGCTGCACCAAGCCCTCGTTGTTGCAGCAAGGCGCTGGAGCGTCGCCATTGCACTGACCGCGCGCGCGCTGCGCTTCGCAGTAGCCTGACTCGTCGGGGAGGTTTCCCTCGGGATCAATGTCGAGCGCCTTGTCCCCGCGGACCACCTTGAAGCGCAGCGACTTCTTCGCGAACGGTTCGTTGAAGCGCACAACCAACGCATCCGAGGGTGAGCCCTCGAGGAAGGAACCTTGCACGCCCGCGATGGACGCCTTGGGAGGCGGATCGAATGTCTCGCACGCCGCGAGACCCGCCGAAGCGCTGCCGAGCATCGCGGCCATCCCCAATCGCAGCACGACCGTTGACCGCTTCGCTCTCACCGTCCTGGGCTTTGAAATCACCAAGCTTTCCTCCCTCGCATTGCAAGCGCTTCGCGCAGCGTCCCGCACCCAACCTGCGCCTTCAAAGACTAACCCCGTAACCCACGTTAGCGAGGTGGCACTGGGTGTCAACGCTCAAAAGCCGTACGGCTGCGCGCCCGCGAACGCCCGCCTGCAGCATGCGCCCAAGGAGGCGTTGCGGTCGTGCGAATGTGTTTGAGGTCTGAGTGGGGCAGTGCATAAGGCATGCGTGCCTGTCCTGACTGCCAAGGGTCTGCGTAAGAGCTTCGGCCCGCAAGTGATTCTCGACGACGTGGAGATCCATATTCGACGCGGCGAACGCGTCGGCTTGGTTGGCAATAACGGATCGGGCAAGAGCAGCTTGGGTCGCATCTTGGCGCAACGCGACATGCCCGACGCTGGGCAAGTTGCCGTGCGGCGGGACGCGTCGGTCGTCTACCTGGAGCAGGAGCCGTCGCTCGACCCCGAGCGGACTGCGCGCGAAGTCTGCCTGGAGGGGCTGGGGGCCTGGAACGATGCGCGTGAACGACACGCCCGCGCGTCGCGCTTGCTCGAAGCCGGAGAGGGAGATCTCGAAGCATTGCTCCACGAGCAGAGCGAGGCGGCGCACGACGTGGAGCACCTCGGCGGCTGGGAGCTAGGGCAACGCGGCGACCGGATGCTGACGGCACTCGGATTGTTCGATGTCGATCGCCCGGTAGGGACGCTATCGGGAGGAGAGCGACGTCGCGTAGCGTTGGCGCGGTGTCTCCTCTCGTCCCCGGATCTCGCGATCCTCGATGAGCCGACGAACCACCTCGACGCGGAGACCATCGAGTGGCTGGAGCGCTACCTGAGCGAAGAGCATCAGGGCGCGCTGTTGCTCATCACTCACGATCGCTACGTGCTCGATTCCGTGGTGGAACGCACGCTGGAGCTCGACCAGGGAAAGCTCTACGGCTACGCCGGGGGCTGGAGCGCCTACCTCGAGGCGAAGATGGAGCGGCAGTTCCAAGAGGCGAAGACCGAGGCCAACCGCCAAAATCTCCTCCGTCGGGAGCTCGAGTGGTTGCGGCGTCAACCCAAAGCGCGCGGAGGTAAGCAGAAGGCGCGCATCGATCGCGCCGAAGCCGCTCGGGATCAAGCGGCGCCGAA
It includes:
- a CDS encoding TetR family transcriptional regulator, which produces MPTLRERKKARTREALVEAAQRLFTKQGYDSTTVDEIAAEAEVSRRTFFRYFPTKEAVVFPDNAERLERFRQLLRAVEPGESPFASVRRACLGIAHELMQAPQSYAEQQRLVVASPALIAHELESDREWEAAIAEALLRAGAISTSSINPDIQYRARILAGAAMGVVRATLKHWRDSDCKGNLRDFAEEGLQMLENGVGRTLFMKNSAA
- a CDS encoding alanine racemase codes for the protein MALSYGEIRRCLSGQRLPVGFVDLDAFDRNVERVLDTIRPHGIPLRPATKSLRVPFLIKRLLAHPSGLMRGVMCYSAREAEYLAGQGIDDFLLAYPSFQQPDFDSVANLASEGNRISMVVDAAEVLPRLGETAQAHATQIDVCLCVDMSLKLAKGALHLGVRRSPLHSPAAVLELAKRVADTPGLRFHGLMAYEAQVAGLGDANPFEPAKNSIKSLVRRISSRELGERRANMVQLLKQAGLEPQLVNGGGSGSLDTTTPETGVTEVTAGSAFLKSHLFDYYRNPHMRSLEPAGFFAVEVTRIPGSGLVTCAGGGYIASGPTVADKAPLPYLPVGLRLLGGEMAGEVQTPLAIPSGLRLERGDPVVFRHAKAGELAERFTEYLLIQHGKVLERVPTYRGEGQCFL